The following proteins are co-located in the Streptomyces bottropensis ATCC 25435 genome:
- a CDS encoding ABC transporter substrate-binding protein has translation MRPVLRAARSPRRAVSAAIAALLATVAVGCAPQPEEDASGTASASASGASCAKGGLDTKTSGKLTVATDEPAYEPWFTNDDPKNGKGFESAVAYAVAEQLGYAKADVVWQSVPFNKAFAPGAKTFDFDINQVSISDERKKAVDFSSGYYDVRQAVVALKGSAAAKATSIADLRKLHLGAQVGTTSLNYIDDVVKPARDAAAYAKNDQAKSALKNGQIDAIVVDLPTAFYITAAEVTDAQIVGQFENQGGTPEQFGLVLDKGSALTSCVTSAVDALREDGTLARIERQWLSEAVDAPVLK, from the coding sequence ATGCGTCCTGTCCTGCGAGCCGCCCGCTCCCCGCGCCGTGCCGTCTCCGCCGCCATAGCCGCCCTGCTCGCCACCGTCGCGGTGGGCTGCGCCCCGCAGCCGGAGGAGGATGCCTCCGGCACGGCCTCCGCCTCGGCGTCCGGGGCGTCCTGCGCCAAGGGCGGGTTGGACACGAAGACCTCCGGCAAACTGACCGTCGCCACCGACGAACCGGCCTACGAACCCTGGTTCACGAACGACGACCCGAAGAACGGCAAGGGCTTCGAGTCGGCGGTCGCGTACGCCGTGGCCGAGCAGCTGGGCTACGCGAAGGCGGACGTCGTCTGGCAGAGCGTGCCCTTCAACAAGGCGTTCGCGCCGGGGGCGAAGACCTTCGACTTCGACATCAACCAGGTCTCGATCAGCGACGAGCGCAAGAAGGCCGTGGACTTCTCGTCGGGCTACTACGACGTGCGTCAGGCCGTCGTCGCGCTGAAGGGCTCCGCGGCCGCGAAGGCCACGAGCATCGCGGACCTCAGGAAGCTGCACCTGGGCGCCCAGGTCGGCACCACCAGCCTCAACTACATCGACGACGTGGTGAAGCCGGCCCGGGACGCCGCCGCGTACGCGAAGAACGACCAGGCCAAGTCCGCGTTGAAGAACGGCCAGATCGACGCCATCGTGGTCGACCTGCCGACCGCGTTCTACATCACGGCCGCCGAGGTGACGGACGCCCAGATCGTCGGCCAGTTCGAGAACCAGGGCGGCACCCCCGAGCAGTTCGGGCTCGTCCTCGACAAGGGCAGCGCCCTCACGTCCTGCGTGACGTCCGCCGTGGACGCGCTGCGCGAGGACGGCACGCTGGCGAGGATCGAGCGGCAGTGGCTGTCCGAAGCCGTCGACGCCCCGGTGCTCAAGTGA
- a CDS encoding nuclear transport factor 2 family protein: MHPFRKAVEAGDMDAVAALLADDVVFTSPVAFTPYPGKAVTAAILRHVIQVFEDFTYVREIANPDGRDHAFVFTAKVGGKKLQGCDFLHFDEHGKIDDFTVMVRPLSAAKALSEAMSARFDEIAREAAAQ, from the coding sequence ATGCATCCCTTCCGCAAGGCCGTCGAGGCCGGCGACATGGACGCCGTGGCAGCCCTGCTGGCGGACGACGTCGTCTTCACCAGCCCGGTCGCCTTCACGCCGTACCCCGGCAAGGCGGTCACCGCCGCGATCCTGCGCCATGTGATCCAGGTCTTCGAGGACTTCACCTACGTCCGCGAGATCGCCAATCCCGACGGCCGCGACCACGCCTTCGTCTTCACCGCGAAGGTCGGCGGCAAGAAGCTCCAGGGCTGCGACTTCCTGCACTTCGACGAGCACGGAAAGATCGACGACTTCACGGTGATGGTGCGCCCGCTGTCGGCTGCGAAGGCGCTGTCCGAGGCGATGAGCGCCCGGTTCGACGAGATCGCCCGCGAGGCGGCCGCGCAGTGA
- a CDS encoding MBL fold metallo-hydrolase gives MTYSGAVKVGGPADVHELPDLMISKVAVGPMDNNAYLLRCRATDEQLLIDAASDAGTLLTLIGDDGIASVVTTHRHGDHWQALAEVVAATGARTFAGRDDAEGIPVATDVPVGDGDTIRVGRVELTARHLVGHTPGSIALVYDDPHGHPHVFTGDCLFPGGPGRTTNPVEFTSLMDGLEEKVFGPLPDETWIYPGHGNDTTLGAERPQLAEWRARGW, from the coding sequence ATGACGTACAGCGGAGCGGTGAAGGTCGGCGGTCCTGCGGATGTGCACGAGCTGCCGGACCTGATGATCTCCAAGGTCGCCGTCGGCCCGATGGACAACAACGCGTACCTGCTGCGCTGCCGGGCCACCGACGAGCAGCTGCTGATCGACGCCGCCAGCGACGCCGGAACCCTGCTCACCCTGATCGGGGACGACGGGATCGCCTCGGTCGTCACGACGCATCGGCACGGGGACCACTGGCAGGCGCTCGCCGAGGTGGTGGCGGCCACCGGCGCCCGTACGTTTGCGGGCCGGGACGACGCCGAGGGCATCCCGGTGGCGACCGACGTACCCGTCGGCGACGGCGACACGATCCGGGTCGGGCGCGTGGAACTGACCGCGCGCCACCTGGTGGGCCACACGCCGGGTTCGATCGCCCTGGTCTACGACGACCCGCACGGGCATCCGCACGTGTTCACCGGGGACTGCCTCTTCCCGGGCGGTCCCGGCAGGACGACGAACCCGGTGGAGTTCACGAGCCTGATGGACGGGCTGGAGGAGAAGGTGTTCGGCCCCCTGCCTGACGAGACGTGGATCTATCCGGGCCACGGGAACGACACGACACTCGGGGCCGAGCGGCCGCAACTGGCGGAGTGGAGAGCCCGCGGCTGGTGA
- a CDS encoding carbohydrate kinase family protein produces the protein MIVVAGEALIDLVPQGAGALVDLRPARGGGPYNTAVALGRLGSPTAFCSRVSHDAYGETLLDGLRDAGVEVASVQRGPEPTTLALASIGEDGSARYSFYVEGSADRLFETPDRLPPGTRAVSFGTCSLVLEPGASAYEKLLHTTAARGVFTALDPNIRAGLIPDADAYRARFRSWLPSVSLLKLSEEDARWLGGTPRQWLDSGPAAVVVTRGGDGLTVRTRAGAEHSVPGEKVDVVDTIGAGDTVNAALLHGLSTRDALSAGGLSALGADEWTRLLRFAARAAAITCSRAGAEPPYAAEVGEV, from the coding sequence GTGATCGTCGTCGCCGGTGAAGCCCTGATCGACCTGGTTCCGCAGGGTGCGGGCGCGCTCGTGGATCTGCGTCCGGCGCGCGGCGGCGGCCCCTACAACACGGCCGTGGCGCTCGGCCGTCTCGGCTCCCCCACCGCCTTCTGCTCACGGGTGTCCCACGACGCCTACGGCGAGACCCTGCTGGACGGCCTGCGCGACGCGGGCGTGGAGGTGGCGTCCGTGCAGCGTGGGCCCGAACCGACGACCCTCGCCCTGGCCTCGATCGGCGAGGACGGCTCCGCCCGGTACTCCTTCTACGTCGAGGGCAGCGCCGACCGCCTGTTCGAGACCCCCGACCGGCTGCCCCCGGGCACCCGGGCCGTCTCCTTCGGGACCTGCTCTCTCGTCCTCGAACCCGGCGCGAGCGCCTACGAGAAGCTGCTCCACACCACCGCCGCCCGGGGTGTGTTCACCGCCCTCGACCCCAACATCCGGGCGGGGCTGATTCCCGACGCGGACGCCTACCGGGCCCGCTTCCGGAGCTGGCTGCCCTCGGTGTCGCTGCTCAAGCTCTCCGAGGAGGACGCGCGGTGGCTGGGCGGCACCCCCCGCCAGTGGCTGGACTCCGGGCCCGCCGCGGTCGTGGTCACCCGCGGCGGTGACGGCCTGACCGTCCGCACCCGCGCCGGCGCGGAACACTCCGTACCCGGCGAGAAGGTCGACGTCGTGGACACCATCGGGGCCGGCGACACGGTCAACGCGGCCCTCCTCCACGGCCTGTCGACGCGGGACGCCCTCTCCGCTGGGGGCCTCTCCGCCCTCGGCGCCGACGAGTGGACCCGCTTGCTCCGCTTCGCCGCCCGCGCGGCGGCGATCACCTGCTCCCGGGCGGGCGCCGAGCCGCCGTACGCGGCGGAGGTGGGCGAGGTCTAG
- the uvrA gene encoding excinuclease ABC subunit UvrA has product MADRLIVRGAREHNLKNVSLDLPRDSLIVFTGLSGSGKSSLAFDTIFAEGQRRYVESLSSYARQFLGQMDKPDVDFIEGLSPAVSIDQKSTSRNPRSTVGTITEVYDYLRLLFARIGKPHCPECGRPISRQSPQAIVDRVLELPEGSRFQVLSPLVRERKGEFVDLFADLQTKGYSRARVDGETVQLSNPPTLKKQEKHTIEVVVDRLTVKDSAKRRLTDSVETALGLSGGMVVLDFVDLPEDDPERERMFSEHLYCPYDDLSFEELEPRSFSFNSPFGACPDCSGIGTRMEVDPELIVPDEDKSLDEGAIHPWSHGHTKDYFGRLIGALADALGFRTDIPFAGLPQRARKALLYGHKTQIEVRYRNRYGRERVYTTAFEGAVPFVKRRHGEAESDASRERFEGYMREVPCPTCEGTRLKPIVLAVTVMEKSIAEVAAMSISDCADFLGKLKLNTRDKKIAERVLKEVNERLRFLVDVGLDYLSLNRAAGTLSGGEAQRIRLATQIGSGLVGVLYVLDEPSIGLHQRDNHRLIETLVRLRDMGNTLIVVEHDEDTIKMADWIVDIGPGAGEHGGNVVHSGSLKELLDNAESQTGQYLSGRKAIPLPDIRRPLDPTRRLTVHGARENNLQDIDVSFPLGVFTAVTGVSGSGKSTLVNDILYTHLARELNGARNVPGRHTRVDGDDLVDKVVHVDQSPIGRTPRSNPATYTGVFDHVRKLFAETTEAKVRGYLPGRFSFNVKGGRCENCAGDGTIKIEMNFLPDVYVPCEVCHGARYNRETLEVHYKGKSIADVLNMPIEEATDFFEAVPAIARHLRTLKDVGLGYVRLGQSATTLSGGEAQRVKLASELQRRSTGRTVYVLDEPTTGLHFEDINKLLKVLSGLVDKGNTVIVIEHNLDVIKTADWVVDMGPEGGAGGGLVIAEGTPEEVAGVPTSHTGKFLREILGADRISDAAQVKAPRKAAAKRTVAAGAPAKKTATARTATAATAKKAAPAKKAATATKKAATATKKAAPAKRTTRARED; this is encoded by the coding sequence GTGGCCGACCGTCTCATCGTCCGTGGCGCGCGCGAGCACAACCTGAAGAACGTCTCGCTCGACCTGCCACGCGACTCGCTCATCGTCTTCACGGGCCTGTCGGGGTCGGGCAAGTCCTCGCTGGCCTTCGACACGATCTTCGCCGAGGGGCAGCGCCGGTACGTCGAATCGCTCTCCTCCTACGCCCGGCAGTTCCTCGGGCAGATGGACAAGCCGGACGTCGACTTCATCGAGGGTCTGTCCCCGGCGGTCTCCATCGACCAGAAGTCGACCTCGCGCAACCCGCGCTCGACGGTCGGCACGATCACCGAGGTCTACGACTACCTGCGGCTGCTCTTCGCGCGCATCGGCAAGCCGCACTGTCCCGAGTGCGGCCGCCCGATCTCCCGCCAGTCGCCGCAGGCCATCGTCGACCGGGTGCTGGAGCTGCCCGAGGGCAGCCGCTTCCAGGTCCTCTCGCCGCTGGTGCGGGAGCGCAAGGGCGAGTTCGTCGACCTCTTCGCGGACCTCCAGACCAAGGGGTACAGCCGCGCGCGGGTGGACGGCGAGACCGTCCAGCTCTCCAACCCGCCCACACTGAAGAAGCAGGAGAAGCACACCATCGAGGTGGTCGTCGACCGCCTGACGGTGAAGGACTCCGCCAAGCGCCGCCTCACCGACTCCGTGGAGACCGCCCTCGGCCTCTCCGGCGGCATGGTCGTGCTCGACTTCGTCGACCTCCCCGAGGACGACCCCGAGCGCGAGCGCATGTTCTCGGAGCACCTGTACTGCCCGTACGACGACCTGTCCTTCGAGGAGCTGGAGCCCCGTTCCTTCTCCTTCAACTCGCCCTTCGGCGCCTGCCCCGACTGCTCCGGCATCGGCACGCGCATGGAGGTCGACCCCGAGCTGATCGTCCCGGACGAGGACAAGTCGCTCGACGAGGGCGCCATCCACCCCTGGTCGCACGGCCACACCAAGGACTACTTCGGCCGCCTCATCGGAGCCCTCGCGGACGCGTTGGGATTCCGGACCGACATCCCCTTCGCCGGACTCCCGCAGCGCGCGAGGAAGGCCCTGCTGTACGGCCACAAGACGCAGATCGAGGTGCGCTACCGCAACCGGTACGGACGCGAGCGGGTCTACACGACGGCCTTCGAGGGCGCCGTCCCCTTCGTGAAGCGGCGCCACGGCGAGGCGGAGAGCGACGCCAGCCGTGAGCGCTTCGAGGGCTACATGCGCGAGGTGCCCTGCCCCACCTGTGAGGGCACCCGGCTGAAGCCGATCGTCCTCGCGGTCACGGTCATGGAGAAGTCGATCGCCGAGGTCGCCGCCATGTCCATCAGCGACTGCGCCGACTTCCTGGGCAAGCTGAAGCTCAACACCCGCGACAAGAAGATCGCCGAGCGCGTCCTGAAGGAGGTCAACGAACGGCTGAGGTTCCTGGTCGACGTCGGCCTCGACTACCTCTCGCTGAACCGCGCGGCCGGCACGCTCTCCGGCGGCGAGGCGCAGCGCATCCGTCTGGCCACCCAGATCGGCTCCGGTCTCGTCGGCGTCCTCTACGTCCTCGACGAGCCCTCCATCGGTCTGCACCAGCGCGACAACCACCGGCTCATCGAGACCCTGGTCCGGCTGCGCGACATGGGCAACACACTCATCGTCGTCGAGCACGACGAGGACACCATCAAGATGGCCGACTGGATCGTCGACATCGGTCCCGGCGCGGGCGAGCACGGCGGCAACGTCGTGCACAGCGGCTCCCTGAAGGAACTGCTCGACAACGCGGAGTCGCAGACCGGGCAGTACCTCTCGGGCCGGAAGGCCATCCCGCTGCCCGACATCCGCCGCCCGCTCGACCCGACCCGCCGGCTCACCGTGCACGGCGCCCGGGAGAACAACCTCCAGGACATCGACGTCTCGTTCCCCCTGGGCGTCTTCACGGCCGTCACCGGTGTGTCCGGCTCCGGCAAGTCCACGCTGGTCAACGACATCCTGTACACGCACCTGGCCCGCGAGCTGAACGGCGCCAGGAACGTCCCGGGGCGGCACACGCGTGTGGACGGCGACGACCTGGTCGACAAGGTCGTGCACGTCGACCAGTCGCCCATCGGCCGTACGCCCCGGTCCAACCCGGCGACGTACACCGGCGTCTTCGACCACGTCCGCAAGCTGTTCGCCGAGACCACCGAGGCGAAGGTCCGCGGCTATCTGCCCGGCCGCTTCTCCTTCAACGTCAAGGGCGGCCGCTGCGAGAACTGCGCGGGCGACGGCACCATCAAGATCGAGATGAACTTCCTCCCGGACGTCTACGTCCCGTGCGAGGTCTGCCACGGCGCCCGGTACAACCGGGAGACCCTGGAGGTCCACTACAAGGGCAAGTCCATCGCCGACGTACTGAACATGCCGATCGAGGAGGCCACGGACTTCTTCGAGGCCGTCCCCGCGATCGCCCGTCACCTCAGGACGCTCAAGGATGTCGGCCTCGGCTACGTCCGGCTCGGGCAGTCCGCGACCACCCTGTCCGGCGGTGAGGCGCAGCGCGTCAAGCTCGCCAGCGAGCTGCAGCGCCGTTCCACCGGACGCACGGTCTACGTCCTGGACGAGCCGACCACCGGACTGCACTTCGAGGACATCAACAAGCTCCTCAAGGTGCTCTCCGGCCTGGTCGACAAGGGCAATACGGTCATCGTCATCGAGCACAACCTCGACGTCATCAAGACCGCCGACTGGGTCGTGGACATGGGACCCGAGGGCGGCGCCGGCGGTGGCCTCGTGATCGCCGAGGGCACGCCCGAGGAGGTCGCCGGGGTGCCGACCAGCCACACGGGCAAGTTCCTGCGGGAGATCCTGGGCGCCGACCGGATCAGCGACGCGGCCCAGGTGAAGGCCCCGCGCAAGGCCGCGGCCAAGCGGACGGTCGCCGCCGGGGCGCCCGCGAAGAAGACGGCGACGGCCCGGACGGCCACGGCGGCCACCGCCAAGAAGGCCGCCCCCGCCAAGAAGGCCGCCACCGCCACGAAGAAGGCGGCCACGGCCACCAAGAAGGCCGCTCCGGCGAAGAGGACCACGCGGGCCCGCGAGGACTGA
- a CDS encoding maleylpyruvate isomerase family mycothiol-dependent enzyme, translating to MMDHARDLASVREATDRLLTAAAALDNAAVTDASRLPGWSRGHVLAHLARNADALVNVLEGRPMYVSEEARDLDIGRDAPRPLKAQLADVRDSADRFQDAASLPADRARTVELRNGVTESASRLPFRRWIEVELHHVDLGIGYELEDLPREFVEREIDFLVDRFTGHPDVPHTRLTDGTHVWTTGSAASGSEVTVTGTAPTLLGWLAGRRDGTALRVEGGALPPLPPL from the coding sequence ATGATGGATCACGCACGTGACCTGGCCTCTGTACGAGAAGCGACGGACCGGCTCCTCACCGCAGCCGCCGCACTGGACAACGCCGCTGTGACCGACGCGTCACGGCTGCCCGGCTGGAGCCGGGGTCACGTCCTGGCTCATCTCGCCCGTAACGCGGACGCACTGGTGAACGTGCTCGAAGGGCGCCCCATGTACGTCTCCGAGGAAGCGCGGGACCTCGACATCGGGCGGGACGCGCCGCGGCCCCTGAAGGCGCAGCTCGCCGACGTGCGCGACAGCGCGGACCGGTTCCAGGACGCCGCCTCGCTCCCCGCGGACCGGGCCCGCACGGTCGAGCTGCGCAACGGGGTCACGGAATCGGCGTCCCGGTTGCCCTTCCGGCGCTGGATCGAGGTGGAGCTCCATCACGTGGACCTCGGCATCGGGTACGAGCTGGAGGATCTTCCGCGTGAGTTCGTGGAGCGGGAGATCGACTTCCTCGTCGACCGCTTCACCGGGCATCCCGACGTGCCTCACACGCGCCTGACGGACGGCACGCACGTGTGGACCACCGGTAGCGCCGCTTCCGGATCCGAAGTGACGGTGACCGGCACCGCGCCGACCCTCCTGGGCTGGCTCGCGGGCCGCCGCGACGGCACCGCGCTGCGCGTCGAAGGAGGGGCTCTCCCGCCGCTGCCCCCGCTATAG
- a CDS encoding response regulator has protein sequence MSTRCLLVDDSARFLEAARTLLERDGIRVVGVARTGAEALARALELAPDLVLLDIDLDGESGLELAPRLARTAASVIILTSTHPLDDFEELVAASPARGFLHKSKLSGRALRDLLGPDQGPLAR, from the coding sequence ATGTCCACGCGCTGTCTCCTCGTCGATGACAGCGCCCGGTTCCTGGAGGCTGCCCGTACGCTGCTGGAGCGCGACGGGATCCGCGTCGTCGGTGTGGCCCGCACAGGCGCGGAGGCGCTGGCACGGGCCCTGGAACTGGCCCCTGATCTCGTCCTGCTGGACATCGACCTCGACGGCGAGAGCGGTCTGGAGCTCGCCCCGAGGCTCGCGCGCACCGCCGCGTCCGTCATCATCCTCACCTCCACGCACCCGCTGGACGACTTCGAGGAACTCGTCGCCGCCAGCCCCGCCCGGGGTTTTCTGCACAAGTCGAAGCTCTCGGGGCGGGCGCTACGGGACCTGCTGGGGCCTGATCAGGGGCCCCTGGCGCGTTGA
- a CDS encoding YceI family protein, producing MTHDDAPRRPTAGALPLPPGDWELDPLHSAVRFTVRHLGIAKVRGRFERFTAELHIGVTADDVRVGAEIALASLDTGNADRDARTRSADLLDVERRPTMTFRSTGVRGAGERWSMEGDLTIGDVTRPLRLAVRFGGLVDPPGDGRRRAGFEATGEIRRGDYGLDFGAGLLGDVVKVRLDMRFVEPEAREG from the coding sequence ATGACGCATGACGACGCTCCGCGCCGGCCCACCGCCGGCGCTCTGCCCCTGCCCCCCGGCGACTGGGAACTCGACCCGCTCCACTCGGCCGTGCGCTTCACGGTCCGGCACCTCGGGATCGCCAAGGTGCGAGGCCGGTTCGAGCGGTTCACGGCCGAGCTGCACATCGGCGTGACGGCCGACGACGTGCGGGTGGGCGCGGAGATCGCCCTCGCCTCCCTCGACACCGGGAACGCCGACCGTGACGCGCGCACACGCTCGGCGGACCTGCTCGATGTCGAGAGGCGTCCGACGATGACCTTCCGCTCGACGGGAGTGCGCGGGGCGGGCGAGAGGTGGTCGATGGAAGGGGACCTGACCATCGGGGACGTGACCCGTCCGTTGAGGCTCGCCGTCCGGTTCGGCGGGCTCGTGGACCCACCCGGCGACGGGCGCAGGCGCGCCGGGTTCGAGGCGACGGGTGAGATCCGGCGCGGCGACTACGGGCTGGACTTCGGGGCCGGGCTTCTCGGTGATGTTGTCAAGGTGCGACTGGACATGCGGTTCGTCGAGCCCGAGGCGCGGGAGGGCTGA
- a CDS encoding ABC transporter substrate-binding protein, protein MQKQRRDLGERPVRRALLSGSAAAVLLLAGCSGGDGDGRVDEEGKAAADTTCDGRIEGTAHITMWFHAGQSGEQSTLKSQVKEFNRSQRQVRVELVTLPEQRPYNELVLSAAASGDLPDLLDFDGPNLYSYAWSGTLKPIDSCVPARTRKDLLPSIREQGTYDDRLWGVGTFDSGLGLYVRPSVLRKAGVRVPKGVDDAWTADELTRILRKLRAQGYEAPLDLNFTDSRTADEWNTYAFAPAVRSAGGDLIDPEEFRTADGFLNGPEAVQALTTMQSWVKQGYVDRDEKKDRSAFVKGRSPISWMGHWKYGEFSKAYPGDVAIVPLPDFGTGTVTGMGSWQWGIPSGGADGDAVWRFLEYLLRPEQVARMSEANGAIPATEGGVKLSPLYDEGGAERLFIEQLRSGAARPRPQTPAYPAVTVAFSHAVADIVFSGAPVQKTLDKAVESIDQDLAAHDGYPKSGP, encoded by the coding sequence ATGCAGAAACAGCGCCGGGACCTCGGAGAACGTCCCGTCCGCCGTGCCCTGTTGTCGGGTTCGGCGGCGGCCGTCCTGCTCCTCGCCGGATGCAGCGGCGGCGACGGCGACGGCCGGGTGGACGAGGAGGGCAAGGCGGCGGCCGACACGACCTGCGACGGACGGATCGAGGGCACCGCCCACATCACGATGTGGTTCCACGCCGGGCAGAGCGGAGAACAGAGCACGCTCAAGAGCCAGGTCAAGGAGTTCAACAGGTCCCAGCGGCAGGTGCGGGTCGAACTGGTCACCCTGCCCGAGCAGCGCCCGTACAACGAACTCGTCCTGTCCGCGGCGGCCAGCGGCGACCTGCCCGACCTGCTCGACTTCGACGGCCCGAACCTCTACAGCTACGCCTGGTCCGGCACCCTCAAGCCGATCGACTCCTGCGTACCCGCGAGGACCCGCAAGGACCTGCTTCCCTCCATCCGCGAACAGGGCACGTACGACGACCGGTTGTGGGGCGTCGGCACGTTCGACTCCGGACTCGGCCTGTACGTACGGCCGTCGGTGCTCAGGAAGGCGGGCGTGCGCGTCCCGAAGGGCGTCGACGACGCCTGGACCGCCGACGAGCTGACGCGGATCCTGCGCAAACTGCGCGCACAGGGCTACGAGGCGCCGCTCGACCTGAACTTCACCGACTCCCGCACCGCGGACGAGTGGAACACCTACGCCTTCGCACCGGCCGTGCGGTCGGCGGGCGGCGACCTCATCGACCCCGAGGAGTTCCGCACGGCCGACGGATTCCTCAACGGCCCCGAGGCCGTCCAGGCACTCACCACCATGCAGAGCTGGGTGAAGCAGGGCTATGTCGACAGGGACGAGAAGAAGGACAGGAGCGCGTTCGTGAAGGGCCGCAGCCCCATCTCCTGGATGGGGCACTGGAAGTACGGCGAGTTCAGCAAGGCGTACCCGGGCGACGTGGCGATCGTGCCGCTGCCCGACTTCGGCACGGGTACCGTCACCGGCATGGGCTCCTGGCAGTGGGGCATCCCCTCGGGGGGCGCCGACGGCGACGCGGTGTGGCGTTTCCTGGAGTATCTGCTGCGGCCCGAGCAGGTGGCGAGGATGAGCGAGGCCAACGGCGCGATCCCCGCGACGGAAGGGGGCGTGAAGCTGTCCCCGCTGTACGACGAGGGCGGCGCGGAGCGGCTGTTCATCGAGCAGCTGCGCAGCGGCGCCGCCCGGCCGCGGCCGCAGACACCGGCGTACCCGGCGGTCACCGTCGCGTTCTCGCACGCGGTCGCCGACATCGTCTTCTCCGGAGCGCCCGTCCAGAAGACGCTGGACAAGGCGGTCGAGAGCATCGACCAGGACCTCGCGGCCCACGACGGATACCCCAAGAGCGGACCATGA
- a CDS encoding helix-turn-helix domain-containing protein: MSDNELAAFLRSRREAMTPAEAGLPTGLRRHAPGLRRAELATLAGIGVEYLTRLEQGRDHTPTSQVLGALADALCLSVPDRVLLRRLAGGSGDDRTVRPAAAPPARTVRPTVRALLDRLEPTPAVLLNWLGDIVAHTSGYERFARPLGLLDGDPPNVTRYLFTDERARAVYPGWERLADEQVAHLRHEAPPHDPYVAALTDELTVTAGARFTLRLKGVPAMPMRNGTDLVEHPQAGRLRLAYETLALPDDGQRLMVHLPADKATATALGLLDSREPGALRAVGG; the protein is encoded by the coding sequence GTGAGCGACAACGAGTTGGCCGCCTTCCTGCGCAGCCGCCGCGAGGCCATGACCCCGGCCGAGGCGGGACTGCCCACCGGTCTCCGCCGCCACGCACCCGGCCTGCGCCGCGCCGAGCTGGCCACCCTCGCCGGGATCGGCGTCGAGTACCTCACCCGGCTGGAACAGGGCCGCGACCACACCCCCACCTCTCAAGTGCTCGGCGCCCTCGCGGACGCGCTGTGCCTGTCCGTGCCGGACCGGGTACTGCTGCGCCGACTGGCCGGGGGGAGCGGCGACGACAGGACGGTCCGCCCGGCGGCCGCTCCGCCGGCCCGGACCGTGCGCCCCACCGTCCGAGCCCTCCTCGACCGGCTGGAGCCCACCCCGGCCGTGCTCCTCAACTGGCTCGGCGACATCGTGGCCCACACCTCCGGCTACGAGCGCTTCGCCCGCCCGCTCGGTCTGCTCGACGGGGACCCGCCCAACGTCACGCGGTATCTGTTCACCGACGAGCGGGCCCGCGCGGTGTATCCGGGCTGGGAGCGGCTCGCCGACGAACAGGTCGCCCATCTGCGCCACGAGGCCCCGCCCCACGACCCGTATGTGGCCGCCCTGACCGACGAGTTGACGGTCACCGCGGGAGCCAGGTTCACCCTGCGGCTGAAGGGCGTACCGGCCATGCCGATGCGCAACGGCACGGATCTCGTCGAGCATCCGCAGGCGGGACGGCTGCGCCTGGCGTACGAGACGCTCGCGCTGCCGGACGACGGGCAGCGCCTCATGGTCCACCTCCCGGCCGACAAGGCCACGGCCACCGCCCTCGGCCTCCTCGACAGCCGTGAGCCGGGTGCGCTGCGCGCGGTCGGCGGCTGA
- a CDS encoding PadR family transcriptional regulator yields the protein MALRNAVMAALLEGEASGYDLAKGFDATVANFWMTTPQQLYRELERMEAEGLIAARVVEQERRPNKRLFSLTETGRQAVRAYTAASASRPVVIRDELLVKVQCADAGDVEAVRAAVAERMEWATAKLARYEKMRRRLLDGRSEEAYFTEAERIGPYLTLLRGMAFERENLAWGDMALRRLGQRAAADTP from the coding sequence ATGGCATTGCGGAACGCGGTGATGGCCGCACTGTTGGAGGGCGAGGCGTCCGGTTATGACCTCGCGAAGGGGTTCGACGCGACGGTCGCCAACTTCTGGATGACGACACCTCAGCAGCTCTACAGAGAGCTGGAGCGCATGGAGGCCGAGGGGCTGATCGCGGCCCGGGTCGTCGAGCAGGAGCGTCGCCCCAACAAGCGACTGTTCTCGCTGACGGAAACCGGGCGGCAGGCTGTGCGCGCCTACACGGCGGCGTCTGCGAGCCGGCCCGTGGTCATCCGGGACGAGTTGCTGGTCAAGGTGCAGTGCGCGGACGCGGGGGACGTCGAGGCGGTGCGGGCGGCCGTCGCCGAGCGCATGGAATGGGCCACGGCCAAGCTGGCCCGCTACGAAAAAATGCGCCGGCGTCTGCTCGACGGGCGCTCGGAGGAGGCTTACTTCACCGAGGCCGAGCGCATCGGTCCGTACCTCACGTTGCTGCGGGGGATGGCGTTCGAGCGGGAGAACCTCGCGTGGGGGGACATGGCGCTGCGTCGACTCGGGCAGCGTGCGGCCGCCGATACTCCGTGA